A window from Flavobacterium sp. 83 encodes these proteins:
- the upp gene encoding uracil phosphoribosyltransferase: MQIHILSENNSVLNHFLGQIRNVNVHNDSMRFRRNIERIGEIMAYELSKELHYKNIEIQTPLGIKKTTEIEDQLVLCSILRAGLPLHLGFLNYYDNAENGFISAFRHHPNTDDYFEIVVQYQAIADINGKNVLLIDPMLATGQSIVAVFKKLMERGTPKEIHIAVVIAAPEGIEHLKQHLPDTCHLWIAALDEKLNEHSYIIPGLGDAGDLAFGEKL; encoded by the coding sequence ATGCAAATCCATATTTTATCAGAAAACAATAGTGTTCTGAACCATTTTTTAGGACAAATTCGAAATGTGAATGTTCATAACGACAGCATGCGTTTTAGAAGAAATATTGAACGTATTGGTGAAATAATGGCTTATGAATTAAGTAAAGAATTGCACTATAAAAACATCGAAATTCAAACGCCACTTGGCATCAAGAAAACTACCGAAATTGAAGATCAATTGGTTTTGTGCTCGATTTTACGTGCAGGATTGCCTTTGCATTTGGGTTTTTTGAATTATTATGACAATGCCGAAAACGGTTTTATTTCGGCCTTCAGACACCATCCTAATACTGATGATTATTTTGAAATTGTGGTTCAATACCAAGCAATTGCCGATATTAATGGCAAAAATGTGCTGTTAATTGATCCCATGCTTGCTACCGGACAATCGATTGTTGCAGTTTTTAAAAAATTAATGGAAAGAGGAACTCCAAAGGAAATTCACATTGCAGTTGTAATAGCTGCGCCAGAAGGAATTGAACATCTTAAACAGCATTTACCCGATACATGTCATCTTTGGATTGCTGCATTAGACGAAAAACTTAATGAACATAGTTACATTATTCCTGGGCTTGGCGATGCAGGAGATTTAGCTTTTGGGGAAAAATTATAG
- a CDS encoding DUF4254 domain-containing protein codes for MFSKLAYSVFEQSIKDYHQFDNVDQPINNPFPKDKFEHLLYHKNWIDTVQWHFEDIIRDPNIDPVAALTLKRRIDASNQERTDMVEYIDSYFLQKYSHVVVKDNAKINSESPAWAFDRLSILALKIYHMKEEATRAEASQDHRDKCQTKLNILLEQRTDLSTAIGDLLKDIENGDKFMKVYKQMKMYNDDDLNPVLYQNKK; via the coding sequence ATGTTTTCAAAATTAGCTTATTCAGTTTTCGAACAAAGTATTAAAGATTATCATCAATTTGATAATGTAGATCAGCCTATAAATAATCCTTTCCCAAAGGATAAATTTGAACATTTATTGTATCATAAAAACTGGATTGATACGGTGCAATGGCATTTTGAAGATATTATCCGAGATCCAAATATTGACCCGGTTGCAGCTTTGACTTTGAAGAGAAGAATCGATGCCTCTAATCAAGAACGCACGGATATGGTGGAATATATTGACAGTTATTTTCTTCAAAAATACAGCCATGTTGTAGTAAAAGACAACGCAAAAATTAACTCAGAAAGTCCTGCTTGGGCTTTTGACAGACTGTCTATATTAGCCTTGAAAATTTATCACATGAAAGAAGAAGCCACTCGTGCTGAAGCTTCACAAGATCACAGAGATAAATGCCAGACAAAATTAAATATTCTTTTAGAGCAAAGAACTGATTTGTCAACAGCAATTGGCGACTTGTTAAAAGACATTGAAAATGGAGATAAATTCATGAAAGTCTACAAGCAGATGAAAATGTACAATGATGATGATTTGAATCCTGTTTTGTACCAAAACAAGAAGTAA
- a CDS encoding glycosyltransferase family 9 protein, with translation MRLSAMGDVAMTVPVLRAFVNQHPQVKITVVSRPFFKPFFDSIPNVSFFVFDEKERHKGFMGLLSLFHDLKALNIDAFADLHNVLRSKIVRNLFALSGKKVASVDKGRAEKKALTQSENKVFKQLPTMFERHSKVFEQLGFAVDLAQPDFPEKAVLNAEIIKITGQKTQKWIGIAPFAQYDSKVYPLDLMQEVINQLSKNPDCKILLFGGGKKEIELLNSLSANKENVITMAGQLKFQQELQLISNLDVMLSMDSGNAHIAAMLGVKVITLWGATHPYAGFSPFNQPIENALVSDRNQFPKLPTSVYGNKIVEGYEDAMRTISAEKIVEKIKTSLK, from the coding sequence ATGAGACTTTCTGCAATGGGAGATGTCGCCATGACGGTTCCTGTTTTACGCGCTTTTGTAAACCAGCATCCTCAAGTTAAAATCACTGTCGTTTCCAGACCGTTTTTCAAACCTTTTTTTGATTCCATCCCCAACGTTTCTTTTTTTGTTTTCGATGAAAAGGAACGACACAAAGGATTCATGGGATTGTTGAGTTTGTTCCATGATTTAAAAGCACTTAATATTGATGCTTTCGCCGATTTGCATAATGTTTTGCGGTCTAAAATCGTCAGAAATCTTTTTGCTTTAAGCGGAAAAAAAGTGGCATCGGTAGATAAAGGAAGAGCAGAGAAAAAAGCATTAACCCAATCCGAAAATAAAGTTTTCAAACAACTGCCAACGATGTTTGAAAGACATAGCAAAGTATTTGAACAACTTGGTTTTGCAGTTGATTTAGCGCAACCAGATTTTCCTGAAAAAGCAGTTTTAAATGCTGAAATCATAAAAATTACTGGACAAAAAACCCAAAAATGGATAGGAATTGCTCCTTTTGCGCAATATGATTCCAAAGTGTATCCGTTGGATCTGATGCAGGAAGTCATCAATCAATTATCCAAAAATCCAGACTGTAAAATACTGCTTTTTGGTGGAGGAAAAAAAGAAATAGAACTCTTAAATTCACTTTCAGCCAACAAAGAAAATGTCATTACTATGGCGGGGCAACTCAAATTTCAGCAGGAATTACAACTCATCAGTAATCTTGATGTTATGCTTTCGATGGATTCAGGGAATGCACATATTGCAGCAATGCTTGGCGTGAAAGTTATTACGCTTTGGGGCGCAACACATCCTTATGCTGGATTTTCACCTTTCAATCAGCCTATAGAAAATGCTTTGGTTTCAGATAGAAATCAGTTTCCAAAATTACCCACTTCGGTGTATGGAAATAAAATAGTCGAAGGGTATGAAGATGCCATGCGAACGATTTCAGCGGAAAAAATAGTAGAAAAAATCAAAACCTCCCTAAAATAA
- a CDS encoding ferredoxin--NADP reductase, which yields MPSFKKLVIKEVKRETKDAVSILFNVPEELKPNYTFVAGQYINLRLTLDNQEIRRAYSICSAPESGELRIAVKAVKNGLFSQFANVKLKAGDVLEVGKPEGKFTFEPQADRQKNYVAFVAGSGITPVLSILKSVLKSEPKSSFVLVYGNKSPEETIFHQELHDLQLQYVGRLFVHYVFSQAKAENALFGRIDKSAVNFVLNNKHAALEFDKFYLCGPEEMITTVSGVLAAKNIKESAIKFELFTTSSKEHKIEKSLEGHSKITVMVDDDETTFEMSQKQTILEAALKQGIDAPYSCQGGICSSCLARVTSGTAEMTKNSILTDKEIADGLILTCQAHPTSETIYVDYDDV from the coding sequence ATGCCTTCATTCAAAAAACTTGTCATCAAAGAAGTAAAACGGGAAACCAAAGATGCGGTTTCCATACTTTTTAATGTTCCCGAGGAATTAAAACCAAACTATACTTTTGTTGCGGGTCAATATATTAATCTTAGACTTACTTTAGACAATCAGGAAATTCGCAGAGCGTATTCAATTTGTTCTGCTCCGGAAAGCGGTGAATTACGAATTGCAGTAAAAGCGGTGAAAAATGGACTTTTTTCGCAGTTTGCCAATGTAAAACTGAAAGCCGGTGATGTGCTTGAAGTAGGAAAACCAGAAGGAAAATTCACTTTTGAACCACAAGCTGACCGACAAAAAAATTATGTGGCTTTTGTAGCCGGTAGCGGAATCACACCTGTACTTTCTATCCTGAAATCAGTATTGAAAAGTGAACCTAAAAGTTCTTTTGTCCTTGTTTACGGCAACAAATCTCCCGAAGAAACGATCTTTCACCAAGAATTGCATGATTTGCAATTGCAATATGTAGGCCGTCTTTTTGTACATTATGTTTTCAGTCAAGCCAAAGCAGAAAATGCATTATTTGGTCGAATAGACAAATCAGCGGTGAATTTTGTTTTGAATAACAAACATGCGGCATTAGAATTTGATAAGTTCTACTTGTGTGGACCAGAGGAAATGATTACTACCGTTTCGGGTGTTTTGGCAGCAAAAAACATCAAAGAATCAGCTATAAAATTTGAATTGTTTACAACTTCTTCCAAAGAACATAAAATCGAAAAATCATTAGAAGGCCATTCGAAAATTACTGTTATGGTAGATGATGATGAAACGACTTTTGAAATGTCACAAAAACAAACCATCCTTGAAGCAGCTTTAAAACAAGGCATAGATGCGCCCTATTCTTGTCAAGGCGGAATATGCAGCAGTTGTCTGGCTCGTGTTACCTCAGGAACTGCCGAAATGACCAAAAACTCTATTCTTACTGATAAAGAAATCGCCGATGGATTGATCTTAACCTGTCAAGCACACCCAACATCAGAAACTATTTATGTAGATTATGATGACGTTTAG
- a CDS encoding DUF5687 family protein, with protein MFKKFIYLEWKAFTRSASFATNLGLKILMLFVAIYFALVFVALGIGAFYIIKKMNLEPLVTVNKFLIYYFLFDLIIRLLLQKIPVMNIRPLLVLPFKKPTIVHFSLGKTMLSFFNYAHAFFFLPFSVVLIIEGYDLVSVLLWHLAMISIIYINNFLNIVLNNKDNLFAIFVGIILVLGGCQYYHVFDVTTYTTIFFEGLFHTKWMFLLPILALIALYYVTFTYFKNNLYLDSGLSNKHQIAKTEDLTWLNQFGTLGTFLKNDIKLIKRNKRSKTTVIMSVVFLFYGFLFFTNKIAAYNNPIMHIFAGIFVSGGFLFTFGQFVPSWDSSYYQLMMTQNIPYRGYLSSKWWLIVIATVISTILASFYLYFGWHVYLTIVVGAVYNIGVNSHLVLLAGAYTKTPIDLDSSKGAFGDKKAFNVNTMLISLPKLLLPVGLYWIGSILMSPNLGLAMVAIAGIIGFALRDKVFTQIEKIYKTEKYKTIAAYKQKS; from the coding sequence ATGTTCAAAAAATTTATCTATCTCGAATGGAAGGCTTTCACTAGATCAGCTTCCTTCGCAACAAATTTAGGTTTAAAAATCTTGATGCTTTTTGTGGCTATTTATTTTGCTTTAGTTTTTGTGGCTTTGGGAATTGGAGCCTTTTATATTATTAAGAAAATGAATCTGGAACCATTGGTTACCGTTAATAAATTCCTGATTTACTACTTTTTATTTGATTTAATTATTCGTTTGCTCTTGCAAAAAATTCCGGTAATGAACATTCGTCCTTTATTGGTTTTACCGTTTAAGAAACCAACAATTGTTCATTTTTCATTAGGCAAAACCATGTTGTCTTTTTTTAATTATGCGCATGCTTTTTTCTTTTTGCCTTTTTCGGTTGTATTAATTATTGAAGGATATGATTTGGTGAGCGTTTTGCTTTGGCATTTAGCCATGATTTCGATAATTTACATTAACAATTTTCTAAATATCGTATTGAACAATAAAGACAATTTGTTTGCCATTTTCGTAGGAATTATTCTTGTTTTAGGTGGCTGTCAGTATTATCATGTTTTTGATGTTACTACTTATACCACCATTTTCTTTGAGGGTTTATTCCACACAAAATGGATGTTTTTACTGCCAATTTTGGCTTTAATCGCGTTGTATTATGTTACGTTTACCTATTTCAAAAACAACTTATACCTTGATTCGGGGCTTTCAAATAAACACCAAATCGCCAAAACCGAGGATTTAACGTGGTTGAACCAGTTTGGAACTTTAGGGACATTCTTGAAGAATGACATTAAACTCATCAAAAGAAACAAACGATCTAAAACTACAGTGATTATGAGCGTTGTGTTTTTATTCTATGGTTTCTTATTCTTTACCAATAAAATCGCAGCCTACAATAATCCCATAATGCACATTTTCGCAGGCATTTTTGTTTCTGGTGGTTTTTTATTCACCTTCGGTCAATTTGTGCCCAGTTGGGACAGCTCCTATTACCAGTTAATGATGACACAAAATATTCCGTATCGAGGATATTTGAGTTCTAAGTGGTGGCTTATTGTTATTGCAACCGTTATTTCTACGATTTTAGCTTCATTCTATTTGTATTTTGGATGGCACGTGTATCTTACCATTGTGGTGGGCGCTGTTTATAATATTGGAGTGAATTCCCATTTGGTGCTTCTTGCGGGTGCTTACACAAAAACACCTATAGATTTAGATTCCAGCAAAGGCGCTTTTGGAGATAAAAAAGCCTTTAATGTAAATACCATGTTGATTTCGTTGCCAAAATTATTATTGCCGGTAGGGCTGTATTGGATTGGTTCTATTTTAATGAGTCCTAATTTAGGATTAGCAATGGTCGCAATTGCTGGAATAATAGGTTTTGCTTTGAGAGATAAAGTTTTCACACAAATTGAGAAAATTTATAAAACGGAGAAATACAAAACCATTGCAGCTTACAAACAAAAGAGTTAA
- a CDS encoding ABC transporter ATP-binding protein, giving the protein MIQVNDLSKTYNGTTVLNIENLEIPKGQSFGLVGNNGAGKTTFFSLLLDLIQPSTGNIINNDVQVNTSENWKPFTASFLDESFLIGYLTPEEYFYFIGDLRGQNKADVDALLIKHEEFFNGEILKNKKYLRDLSKGNQKKVGIIATLIGNPQVVILDEPFANLDPTTVNRLKKIIKELAENPNVTVLVSSHDLMHTVEVCDRIVALNKGEIVKDIQTSRETLQELELFFAV; this is encoded by the coding sequence ATGATACAAGTAAACGATCTTTCAAAAACATATAACGGAACCACAGTTCTAAACATTGAAAATCTGGAAATCCCAAAAGGACAAAGTTTTGGATTAGTAGGGAATAATGGTGCCGGAAAAACTACTTTTTTCAGTCTTTTATTGGATTTAATCCAGCCTTCAACCGGAAATATTATCAACAATGACGTTCAGGTAAACACCAGCGAAAACTGGAAACCGTTCACCGCCTCTTTTCTGGACGAAAGCTTTTTAATTGGCTACTTAACCCCCGAAGAATATTTTTATTTTATAGGTGATTTACGAGGACAAAACAAAGCTGATGTTGATGCTTTGTTAATCAAACACGAGGAGTTTTTTAATGGTGAAATCCTAAAAAACAAAAAGTATTTACGTGATTTATCCAAAGGAAACCAGAAGAAAGTAGGTATTATCGCTACACTTATTGGTAACCCCCAAGTAGTAATTCTTGACGAACCCTTTGCTAATCTAGACCCGACAACGGTTAACAGATTAAAAAAAATCATCAAGGAATTAGCCGAAAATCCAAATGTTACAGTGCTGGTTTCCAGTCACGATTTAATGCATACTGTTGAGGTTTGCGATAGAATTGTGGCACTAAACAAAGGCGAAATTGTAAAAGATATTCAAACATCAAGAGAGACACTGCAGGAGTTAGAACTGTTTTTTGCAGTTTAA
- a CDS encoding tetratricopeptide repeat protein, with protein MKTNTFKHIFTLGFLFFLVACSTKKDTFLARKSHALSTKYNILYNGQIGLDKGVNGIKANSKDNFWKRLPVERMQMEEDISPDGKPKNADFELAETKATKAIQKHSMNIGGREKNSQIDEAYLLLGKSRYYDQRFIPALDAFNYILYKYPNSSRIYEAKIWREKTNMRLGNDALVVKNMTKMLKEKELKKQVYADANALLSEAFLNLEEKDSALAKLKIAQKYTKVNTERARYRFILGQLYEELGKKDSAILSYESVIAMNRKSERKYVIHAYAKKAQLFDYKTGDSTAFLKTFNKLIADRENRPFLDVIYREKAVFYDKNNKQKTALNFYNASLKKATTDQYLIASNYRDLGNMYFKNADYPVAAKYYDSTLVKLDVKTREFIHIQKTRKDLDEVIQLEAIAKTNDSILHVVALSETDRVLYFENYIEKLKKEDEAKKVVEEALKNKQENIERNSKTASIDPASPNQEPGKPARKSSLAPPTMASNSGQESASVFYFYNPTTIAFGKLEFKKTWGDRSSTGNWRLSANKTDFVANDSIGADKAKVEDKLATDKPVEKYTTDFYLKQLPTKLTAIDSIAKERNFAYYQLGIIYKEKFKEYELASAKLEQLLKNNPEEKFILPALYNLYKIYQITDAGKAEEIKNRISAQYPNSRYAQIINNTNSVAVDNESPEKVYNKWYKLYQEEQYAVVLAKMDDLINQFSGDEIAPKFELLKATTLGKLRGLIAYKNGLQELADNYPNSEEGKKAVEILTTQIPFLEEKNFSDVDNKNWKILYKAISREDKTTKAIEEKIKLFIAGENIQKLTYSFDIYTEKENFITIHGINSEIYAKDIAQTMKENIKYKIDEPAIVVSDENYKVIQIKKNLEAYLAPKNQ; from the coding sequence TTGAAAACTAATACATTCAAACATATATTTACGCTAGGATTTTTATTTTTTTTGGTAGCGTGTTCTACTAAAAAGGACACTTTTTTGGCCAGAAAATCCCATGCTTTGAGCACAAAATATAATATTTTATATAACGGGCAAATAGGTTTAGATAAAGGCGTTAATGGTATAAAAGCAAATAGTAAAGATAATTTTTGGAAGCGTTTGCCTGTCGAAAGGATGCAAATGGAGGAAGATATTTCTCCCGATGGAAAACCTAAAAATGCTGATTTTGAATTGGCCGAGACCAAAGCTACAAAGGCAATTCAAAAACACTCCATGAACATTGGAGGAAGAGAAAAAAACAGCCAGATAGACGAAGCATATTTACTACTTGGTAAATCTCGTTATTATGATCAAAGATTCATTCCAGCACTAGATGCATTCAATTATATTTTATACAAATATCCCAACAGCAGCCGAATTTATGAAGCTAAAATTTGGCGTGAAAAAACCAATATGCGACTTGGAAACGATGCTTTGGTTGTGAAAAACATGACCAAAATGCTAAAGGAGAAAGAACTGAAAAAACAAGTTTATGCAGATGCAAATGCCCTTTTGTCTGAAGCATTTTTAAACTTAGAAGAAAAAGACAGCGCTTTAGCAAAATTAAAAATAGCTCAGAAATACACGAAAGTAAATACTGAAAGAGCAAGATATCGTTTTATTCTTGGGCAATTGTACGAGGAATTAGGGAAAAAAGACAGCGCTATTTTAAGCTATGAATCTGTGATAGCTATGAATAGAAAATCCGAAAGGAAATATGTTATTCATGCTTATGCCAAAAAAGCACAATTATTTGATTACAAAACGGGAGACAGCACTGCGTTTTTAAAAACATTTAACAAACTAATTGCCGACAGAGAAAACAGGCCGTTTCTGGATGTAATTTATAGAGAAAAGGCAGTGTTTTATGATAAAAACAACAAACAAAAAACAGCTTTAAATTTTTACAATGCTTCGCTAAAAAAAGCAACAACAGACCAATATTTGATAGCTTCAAACTACAGGGATTTAGGTAATATGTATTTTAAAAATGCCGATTATCCAGTAGCAGCTAAGTATTATGACAGTACTTTAGTGAAGTTGGATGTTAAAACCAGAGAATTCATTCACATTCAAAAAACCAGAAAAGATTTAGACGAAGTAATACAACTCGAAGCAATTGCTAAAACCAACGACAGTATTTTACATGTAGTAGCTTTGTCAGAAACAGACCGGGTTTTGTATTTTGAAAATTATATTGAAAAGTTAAAAAAGGAAGATGAGGCCAAAAAAGTTGTGGAAGAAGCACTCAAAAATAAACAAGAAAATATAGAAAGGAACAGTAAAACGGCTTCAATTGATCCGGCTTCTCCTAATCAGGAACCAGGAAAACCGGCAAGGAAATCGTCATTAGCTCCACCTACTATGGCCAGCAATTCTGGGCAGGAGTCAGCCAGTGTTTTCTATTTTTATAATCCTACGACCATTGCTTTTGGAAAATTAGAATTTAAAAAAACATGGGGAGACCGATCTTCAACCGGAAATTGGAGATTATCAGCCAACAAGACTGATTTTGTTGCAAATGATTCCATTGGAGCAGACAAAGCAAAAGTGGAAGATAAATTAGCAACTGATAAACCGGTTGAAAAATACACTACGGACTTTTACCTAAAACAGCTTCCTACAAAGCTAACCGCAATTGACAGCATTGCCAAAGAGCGTAATTTTGCCTATTACCAGCTTGGAATTATCTATAAAGAAAAATTCAAAGAATATGAATTGGCTAGTGCTAAACTGGAACAGTTATTAAAAAATAATCCTGAAGAAAAATTCATTCTTCCCGCACTCTATAATTTATATAAAATTTATCAAATTACGGATGCTGGTAAAGCAGAAGAAATCAAGAACAGAATTTCGGCTCAGTATCCAAATTCTCGTTATGCACAAATAATAAACAATACAAACTCAGTAGCTGTAGATAATGAATCACCGGAGAAAGTCTATAATAAATGGTATAAATTGTATCAAGAGGAGCAATATGCTGTTGTGTTAGCAAAAATGGATGATTTGATTAATCAGTTTTCAGGGGATGAAATCGCTCCTAAATTTGAACTGTTAAAAGCAACTACTCTTGGAAAACTAAGAGGATTAATAGCTTATAAAAATGGGTTACAGGAATTAGCGGATAATTATCCTAACAGCGAAGAAGGCAAAAAAGCTGTTGAGATTCTAACAACTCAAATACCGTTTTTAGAAGAGAAGAACTTTAGTGATGTTGACAATAAAAACTGGAAAATTCTTTATAAAGCAATATCAAGAGAAGATAAAACTACAAAGGCAATCGAAGAAAAAATCAAGCTATTTATTGCTGGTGAAAACATTCAAAAACTAACCTATTCCTTTGATATTTATACCGAAAAGGAAAATTTTATTACTATTCACGGAATCAATTCGGAGATTTATGCAAAAGATATTGCACAAACAATGAAAGAGAATATCAAATATAAAATTGATGAACCTGCAATAGTGGTTTCTGATGAAAACTATAAAGTAATTCAAATCAAGAAAAATTTAGAAGCGTATTTAGCACCTAAAAACCAATAA
- a CDS encoding polymer-forming cytoskeletal protein, whose product MFDKKPKSYTDLLGKTNRIVEGTTIKGDIVSQADFRLDGELIGNFQSSGKIVIGPAGSVTGDIVCKNADIEGKFNGKIHVAEILNVKSKASIHGEVSVGKLSVEPGADFSASCTMKTNIKNLMPHDGQQTQQKTS is encoded by the coding sequence ATGTTTGATAAAAAGCCAAAATCATACACGGATCTTTTGGGTAAAACCAATAGAATAGTTGAGGGAACCACCATAAAAGGTGATATTGTTTCTCAGGCTGATTTTAGATTAGATGGAGAATTAATTGGTAATTTTCAATCCAGTGGAAAAATTGTTATAGGACCAGCTGGAAGCGTTACCGGTGATATTGTTTGTAAGAATGCTGATATTGAAGGAAAGTTCAACGGCAAAATTCATGTTGCTGAAATACTAAATGTAAAGTCAAAAGCTAGTATTCATGGCGAAGTTTCGGTAGGGAAACTATCAGTAGAACCCGGTGCTGATTTTAGCGCTTCTTGTACAATGAAGACCAATATAAAAAATCTAATGCCGCACGATGGACAACAAACCCAACAAAAAACAAGCTAG
- a CDS encoding AtpZ/AtpI family protein has protein sequence MDNKPNKKQASKWLALINIPIQMGVIIFLFSYLGNWLDENHPSPKVYYNKILVMVGVFLALYNVIRQVNEINKSK, from the coding sequence ATGGACAACAAACCCAACAAAAAACAAGCTAGTAAATGGCTCGCCTTGATTAATATCCCAATTCAAATGGGAGTAATCATCTTTTTGTTTTCCTATTTGGGAAATTGGTTAGACGAAAATCATCCCAGTCCAAAAGTATATTACAATAAAATTTTAGTCATGGTTGGTGTTTTTTTAGCGCTGTATAATGTGATAAGACAAGTTAACGAAATCAATAAATCGAAATAA
- the atpB gene encoding F0F1 ATP synthase subunit A, giving the protein MVISNKPLRFILVALVACLPLISFANPEVDTVKVKTEVAHEVSEEAHAEPTDVKSKIKEFINHHLLDAHDFTFNVDEETGEHYGFSLPIILWDNGLQVFSSSKFHHGEETAEHNGNYYVLHHEKIYKTDASGTLTEGEHGHPTNVRPIDFSITKSVIGILLVSLFMFLLFSSLAKSYAKNNGIASGVGRIFEPLVLYVRDEIAIPNIGEKNYKKYMSYLLTIFFFILFLNILGLMPLGFNVTGNIAITVSLAILTYIITTLTANKNYWGHIFWMPGVPTPMKFILAPIELLGTVIKPFSLMIRLYANMLAGHVVLMSIIGLMFIFKSWIGSTLSFGLAFALSILEILVAFLQAYIFTMLSALYFGAGNEEHHHEEAHH; this is encoded by the coding sequence ATGGTGATTTCAAACAAACCACTTAGATTTATATTAGTAGCTTTAGTAGCATGTCTTCCATTAATTAGTTTTGCAAATCCTGAAGTGGATACTGTGAAAGTAAAAACAGAAGTTGCTCATGAGGTATCAGAAGAAGCTCATGCTGAACCAACAGATGTAAAATCTAAAATCAAGGAATTTATCAATCATCACCTTTTGGATGCTCATGATTTTACATTTAATGTAGATGAAGAAACAGGCGAACATTATGGTTTCTCATTACCAATTATTCTGTGGGATAATGGTCTTCAAGTTTTTTCTTCTTCAAAATTTCATCATGGTGAAGAAACAGCGGAACATAATGGTAATTACTATGTGTTGCACCATGAAAAAATATACAAAACGGACGCTTCTGGGACTTTAACAGAAGGAGAACACGGTCATCCTACTAATGTTAGGCCTATAGATTTCTCAATCACTAAAAGTGTTATTGGTATTTTGCTAGTTTCTTTGTTTATGTTTTTGTTGTTTTCAAGTTTGGCAAAATCATATGCTAAAAATAATGGAATCGCTTCAGGAGTAGGACGTATTTTTGAACCTCTAGTTTTGTATGTACGTGATGAAATTGCAATTCCAAATATTGGAGAAAAAAATTACAAAAAATACATGAGCTATTTGCTTACGATATTTTTCTTTATTCTTTTTCTTAATATTTTAGGATTGATGCCACTTGGATTTAATGTAACTGGAAATATCGCTATTACAGTATCGTTAGCAATTTTAACTTATATCATTACAACATTAACAGCTAATAAAAATTATTGGGGACACATTTTCTGGATGCCAGGTGTGCCAACTCCAATGAAATTTATTTTGGCTCCAATAGAATTGTTAGGAACAGTAATCAAACCATTTTCATTAATGATACGTTTGTACGCTAATATGTTAGCTGGTCACGTAGTTTTGATGAGTATCATTGGTTTAATGTTTATCTTTAAAAGCTGGATTGGAAGCACGTTATCTTTTGGATTAGCGTTTGCGCTTTCTATACTTGAAATATTGGTTGCTTTTTTACAAGCTTATATTTTTACTATGTTATCTGCACTATATTTTGGAGCAGGTAACGAGGAGCATCATCACGAAGAGGCTCACCATTAA
- the atpE gene encoding ATP synthase F0 subunit C: protein MQIPTIVGAGLIVIGAGLGIGRIGGSAMDAIARQPEASGKIQTAMLIAAALIEGIGFAALFAS, encoded by the coding sequence ATGCAAATTCCAACTATTGTAGGAGCAGGATTAATTGTAATCGGAGCAGGTTTAGGTATTGGTAGAATTGGTGGTTCAGCAATGGACGCTATTGCTCGTCAACCAGAAGCTTCTGGAAAAATCCAAACAGCTATGCTTATCGCAGCTGCACTTATTGAGGGTATTGGTTTCGCTGCGTTATTCGCATCTTAA
- a CDS encoding F0F1 ATP synthase subunit B, which yields MDKLINDFSFGLFIWQVFIFVGLIFLLKKFAWKPILDAVNDREEGIKNALLSAENARKEMQNLQADNQRILQEARLERDNMLKDAREMKEKMVADAKNEAQAQGLKMIEQAKAAIESEKNAAMAELKLQVSTLSLSIAEKILKDELSNKEAQTKLVEKMLGDVKLN from the coding sequence ATGGATAAGTTAATAAATGATTTTTCGTTTGGTTTGTTTATTTGGCAAGTTTTTATATTTGTTGGATTAATATTCTTATTAAAAAAATTCGCTTGGAAACCAATTCTTGATGCAGTAAATGATAGAGAAGAGGGTATTAAAAACGCATTGCTTTCAGCTGAAAATGCAAGAAAGGAAATGCAAAACCTTCAGGCAGATAACCAACGTATTTTACAAGAGGCAAGATTAGAGCGTGACAACATGCTTAAAGACGCTCGTGAAATGAAAGAAAAAATGGTTGCTGATGCTAAAAACGAAGCACAGGCTCAAGGTTTAAAAATGATTGAGCAAGCTAAAGCAGCAATTGAAAGTGAAAAAAATGCAGCAATGGCTGAATTGAAATTACAAGTTTCAACTTTATCATTGAGTATCGCAGAAAAAATATTGAAAGACGAATTATCTAACAAAGAAGCTCAAACTAAATTAGTTGAGAAAATGTTAGGCGACGTAAAGTTAAACTAA